GGCCATATTTAGGAAAGCCACTCCCTGGGATCGATTACATCCACCGCGCGCAGGATCTACCGAATCCCGATGGCCTGCCGATGTTGTGTGGCTTCGACTTAGAGACCTGGAACAAGCGCACTGATGTCTGGCGGCACAAAGCTTCGTTGTTCCCATCCCTGGGCGGTGAGATCCGTTTAGCCCAGGTGTTCGATGGCACCAACACCCTGGTAATCGATGTGGCATTGATCGGCCAGAAAGCAATCGATTGGCTCCGCGTACTTGCCCGGGATTGCGAGCGCACCTTGGTTGGCCACAACTTGTTATTCGAGGCAACCCATTTGATCGGCGCTGGGATTCGTCCGCTGTGCAATTGGTGGGACACGATGCTTGCGAGCCAGACCATTGGTGGCTTGAAGGAGGCCAACCTGCAGGCGGTGGCAAAGCACTACATCAGAGAGGACCTCAGCAAGATCGAACAGGCTGGTGATTGGGGCAATGCAATCACCGAGTCGAAACTGCGTTACGCGGCTATCGATGCGCAGGTTGTCTTACCTCTGCGTGAAGCGTTGTTAGCGGAGCTGGAAGCAACCAAGCAGGTGGAAGTGCACAGGCTGGACTGTTGCCGGATCAGCCCTGCTGCCGATGGGCAGGATCGTGGCTTGGCGATTGACTCTGCTGCTCTCGATGAGATTGAGGCGGCGGCCACAGCGGAATGGGATCCAAAGCGGACGCAACTCCACGCAATGCTCGGGCTGCCGAACCCTGAACCCACAGAGAGCCAGCCTTATGCCTCAACGGAGCAGGTGCACCCACGCCTTGTTGAAGCACTAGATGGTGAGCAACTCACCAAGGGAGTGAAGAACAAGGAAACCGGCGAGTGGGAGGATCGTCCCTCTACAGAGAAAAAAGTTCTCCAGAAGTTTGCTGGCGTTCCTGTTGTGGATTTACTGCTGGAGGTAAGAGACCTGGACCGCACGCTGTTGGAGGTGAATCAGTTGCGCCGTGATTTGGAGTTTGCAGGTGGTCGTACTCGCCCCGATTACAGGCTGCTGGGGGCCAACACCGGCAGGATCACCACAAGCGGTCAGATCGGCGCAAAAGACCTGGGCACTACAGGCCGAGTGATTAATGGGAAGAAGGAGCGGATCACATCCGACTCTGAGGTTTACAAGACAGGTAAACGGAAGGGCTTGCCTCGGGAAATCAAGCTACCCAGCCAGATCGGTTCCAATTTCCAAGGTCTATCTTCCAGAGTTAAGCGCGCGCTGTGGACTGGCAACCCTGACTCTTTGCTGCTGGATATCGACTGGGGCAGCCAGGAGATCCGGTTGCAGGCAAGCCCGCGCCTCTACAACGACAGAGGCTTCCGCCGCATGATCCTCGACGGGATCGATCCCCACGCCTTGATGGCGTGCACACTGTTCGACTTGGAATTGCCAGAAGACGGCATCGTGAAAAAGGATTGGGTGGAACCCCACCAACGCTCCGCAGCGAAGCCAGCCAACTTTTCGTTGCCCTACGGCTGCTTTGTTGCCTCTCTGCGCAGAGCACTCTCGGCAGCACAAGCCGTTGCAGTGAGCTGGGAGAAAGCTCAGGCCGTTTACGACACCTGGCACGAATTTCACCGCGAGACATCACTGCAGATGGACCGCTTCGATCCCAAGAAGCCTGGTGGGGGGAACATCTACGAATGCCGCTCTCTGGCTGGTCGCAGGGTTTGCCACTGGGGTCAAGCACCCAAGCCTGATGGCACAGTGCCTCAGTTTCGTATCGGCAGGACCAATGGCGTTAATTGGCCGATCCAAAGCAGTGGTGCAGACATGATGTCCGAGACCCTGGCAGAAATCTGGCCAGCCCTGGATCGATTCCCTGGCACACGCATCATCGGCTTGGTGCACGATGCTCTGCTTCTTGAAGTTCCTCGCTCTATGGCTGAGGAGGTGAAGGCGGTTGTTGTCGGTGCAATGACCAGTGACCGCTTGCGTGATCGCTATTACGGCGACATCCCTTTGGTGGCTGATGCCAACTTCGGGGAGAACTGGGAGGTGGCTCACAACCCACTTTCAAAGCCGAATTCAGAGGAGGTAGGCAATCTGATGGGACATCGATGTTGCCCATGCCCGTCCGCCTAATCACCCCAAGCCAGCTGTCGCTGTTTTCGATCAGCCCGGTGATCGGGGCATGGTGGCAGGAGCTGGAAGCGCGCAAACTATTCGAGGGCAATAAACCAGCGGTAAGCGAGCTGGTTCAACAGTTGCGTGACGATGGCTTGCGTCATGAAGAGGTGTTGCTCGAGAAGCTGGAGAAAGAGGGGCATCGCATCGCTCGTTTGCCTGGCAAGCAAACGGAGGCTGATTACGCCGCCACGAAGCAAGCGATGGCTGAGGGGTATGACTTCATCCATCAAGCCTCGTTTTGTGATGGCGGAATGCGGGGCAGCGCCGATCTGCTCAGGAAGATTGAGCAACCGTCAGCTTTAGGTGAGTGGAGCTACATCCCTATTGAGTGCAAGCTCGCCAGTAAGCCAAAAACCACGTTTCTGGTGCAGGCTTCTGCCTATTGCGAACTGCTGCTCCCGCTTCTAGGTAGTCGGCCGGATCAGTTCGATCTGTATCTAGGTGGCGGCAGGTTTCAGCGATACAACACGGATCAGTTCTGGGCTTGGTATCAGCATCTACGCCAACGCTTCTCAGCCTTTCAGGAACGTTTTGACCCCAGCCAATCGCCTGAGGATGCACCGGGTGATCACAGCAACTGGACAGCGTTCATTGAGGAACGGCTAGAGCAGCAGCGCGATTTAATCCTGGTGGCGGGGATGCGCCAAAGCCAACGCAAGAAGCTGCGTGCAAAAGGCATCACCACGATCGAGGAGTTGGCTGTACTGCCAGGTGGCAGCAGCGTGAAAGGACTGTCAGGCGAGGCGTTGCATGAGTTGCGCCAACAAGCTGAACTGCAGCTCACTCCAGTTGGTCCTGATGGCCGTCCGGCCTATCGACTGCGACCTGCCATCACTGGCAAAGGGTTGAGTGCCTTGCCTGCAGCTGATCCCGGCGACATCTGGTTTGACATGGAGGGAATCCAGGATTCGGTGGCTGGCACCAAGCTCGAATATCTGTTCGGCGCTTGTTACCGCGATACGCCTGATACCTGTCCAGTGTTCAAGGCTTGGTGGGCCCACACCCCAGACGAAGAAAAGGCCGCCTTTGCTGCTTGGGTGGATTGGGTAGAGGACCGGCGCAGGAGCCATCCAGGGCTGCACATCTACCACTATGCGGCCTATGAAAAAACAGCGATGCGGCGGCTCGCGCAGCAGCACGCCACACGGGAGGCGGAGATCGACGATTGGCTGCGCACCGGTTTGCTGGTGGATCTGTTGCCAGTGGTGACTAGTTCGATCGTGCTGGGTGAACCGAGCTACTCGATCAAGAAAGTGGAGCACCTTTATATGGAGCAGCGCGAGGCAGGGGTCACCAACGCTGGTGATTCAGTGGTGGCCTATCTGCACTGGCAACTCTCTGACGAGCCACAGGTTCCAGGCGAGGCTCCTACTTACAGCCCAAAGCTGAAAGCAATTGAGGACTACAACCGGGAGGATTGCGAAAGCACTGCGCTTTTGCACGACTGGCTGCGTCAACGCAAAGAGGAACTGGGTCTGCCGGAATACCCACTGCAGCAATCAAGCGAAGACGAGCAGGAGCTACGGGAGCCGCAACCGCTGGAGCTGCTTAGCCAACAACTCCTTGTTGAGATTCCTGACCCACTTGCTGATGACAATGCGACCGGACCGCTTGGCTTGAGCTGGAGAGCCCACAAGCTTCTCGCTCAATTGCTGCCCTTCCATCACCGGGAAGCCAAGGTGGGCTGGTGGGCCTATTTCGATCGCAGGAGCAAAGCTGAACTGAGCCCGGATGAGCTGATTGACGACGGAGAAGCAATCGCGGAAGTTAAGTGGGTAGGGATGGACGAGCGTCCCAGCGCCAGGACAGGCGCAGACATTCATCACTTCCGTTTTGACCCCAGCCAGCCACTAAAACTGCATGCCGGGAATGGCGACGGGCGGCTGACCGTGGAGCTACCAGCCACCGGCCTGAAACTGGATGTCGATGCCCTCGATAGCAAGCAGGGCAGCGTGAGCTTGAAGTTGCCTTGGCGGAAACGCGATCAACGCCTCGCCAATGGCGAAGGAGAGGGCATCCCTAAAGAGCCCACTTCGGTGATCAAGGTGCCTGCGGACATCAGCAAACCGTTGCGAGAACGGCTTGAAGAGCAGGCCATGGAGTGGGTCCACGAGAACAAACCAATTCCCAAAGCAATCGTGCAGCTGCTTGAACGGAAGCCGCTGAAGGAACTCAATGACCTGAATGCAGCGATTGCTGGAGATCCCAATGCTGTAGCGGGTGCACTGGCGAACTACCTGCAGGAGCATTCCGGCATCAGCCTGGCGCTGCAGGGTCCACCGGGCACCGGCAAAACCACAGTCACCGGCCAGGTCATCGCTCAATTAGTGAAAGATGGCCAGCGAGTAGCGATCAGCTCAAACAGCCATCCGGCGATCAACAACCTGCTCAGGAAAGCCAAGAGCACATGCACTGCCGCAGGCGTGGCGAGCGAGGTGGTGAAGTGCAGCAATGCCAAGGAGGATCCACTGGCGGCTGAAGGCTTCTCTGTTGTCAGGCCGGACCAGCTCTCAGAAGAGATGGCAGTGGTGGGCGGCACCACCTGGATGTTCTGCAAAGAAGAACTTGATGATCAGTTCGATCTTTTGGTGGTGGATGAGGCCGGGCAGATGTCGCTCGCCAATCTTCTGGTGATGGCACGCTGTGCTCGCTCAATCCTTCTAGTCGGCGATCAACAGCAACTAGCTCAGCCGTCTCAGGCCGATCATCCCGGCGATTCAGGCCAAAGCTGCTTGGAGTATTGGATGGAGGGAGCATCTGTGGTGCCCTCCGATCGTGGCGTGTTTCTAGGCACTAGCTGGCGGATGGAACCCAGCCTCACGGCAATGGTGAGTGAGCTGTTTTATGAGGGCCGGCTCAAGGCCAATCCAGGAAATTGCGCAAACCGCATTGAATGGGCAAAACCATGCCAAAGCAAAGCGGGATTGCTATTGCCTCAGCAGGGCCTCGTGTTTGAAGCAGTGGACCACAGCGGTAATAGCGTCTGCAGCGAGGAAGAAATCAATCGCATCGAAGAACTGGTGGATGCCCTGCTGGGAGGCCACTACCAACACGCCAAAGCTGGAGAACTTGATAAAGGCCCGCTGACTGCGAGCAAGATCTTGGTGACAGCGCCATACAACGTGCAGGTGAACCGGCTGAAGCAACGGCTGGCTGGCAAAGCCCGGGTGGGAACAGTGGACAAGTTCCAGGGCCAGGAGGCTCCGGTTGCCATTCATTCGCTTACGGCAAGCAGCGGTGATGACGCACCCAGAGGGTTGAGTTTCTTGTTGGAGCCGAATCGATTGAACGTGGCAATCAGTAGGGCTCAGTGCCTTTCGATTGTTGTGGGCTCCACCAACTTGGCCAGTGGTATCGCAAACACGGTGGCGGAAGCTGAGCAGATCAATCGGTTATGCAGGCTTCAATCGCACCAATGGTCAAGTAATAAATGAGGTTAAAGAGCCTCTCGTATAACCCAATTAATAGAGGACGATTTATGAAGGCTGCGATGCCCATGAAAACTTCCACGCCTTGATTGATAAGGTATTGATCACCTG
This portion of the Synechococcus sp. ROS8604 genome encodes:
- a CDS encoding TM0106 family RecB-like putative nuclease, which produces MPVRLITPSQLSLFSISPVIGAWWQELEARKLFEGNKPAVSELVQQLRDDGLRHEEVLLEKLEKEGHRIARLPGKQTEADYAATKQAMAEGYDFIHQASFCDGGMRGSADLLRKIEQPSALGEWSYIPIECKLASKPKTTFLVQASAYCELLLPLLGSRPDQFDLYLGGGRFQRYNTDQFWAWYQHLRQRFSAFQERFDPSQSPEDAPGDHSNWTAFIEERLEQQRDLILVAGMRQSQRKKLRAKGITTIEELAVLPGGSSVKGLSGEALHELRQQAELQLTPVGPDGRPAYRLRPAITGKGLSALPAADPGDIWFDMEGIQDSVAGTKLEYLFGACYRDTPDTCPVFKAWWAHTPDEEKAAFAAWVDWVEDRRRSHPGLHIYHYAAYEKTAMRRLAQQHATREAEIDDWLRTGLLVDLLPVVTSSIVLGEPSYSIKKVEHLYMEQREAGVTNAGDSVVAYLHWQLSDEPQVPGEAPTYSPKLKAIEDYNREDCESTALLHDWLRQRKEELGLPEYPLQQSSEDEQELREPQPLELLSQQLLVEIPDPLADDNATGPLGLSWRAHKLLAQLLPFHHREAKVGWWAYFDRRSKAELSPDELIDDGEAIAEVKWVGMDERPSARTGADIHHFRFDPSQPLKLHAGNGDGRLTVELPATGLKLDVDALDSKQGSVSLKLPWRKRDQRLANGEGEGIPKEPTSVIKVPADISKPLRERLEEQAMEWVHENKPIPKAIVQLLERKPLKELNDLNAAIAGDPNAVAGALANYLQEHSGISLALQGPPGTGKTTVTGQVIAQLVKDGQRVAISSNSHPAINNLLRKAKSTCTAAGVASEVVKCSNAKEDPLAAEGFSVVRPDQLSEEMAVVGGTTWMFCKEELDDQFDLLVVDEAGQMSLANLLVMARCARSILLVGDQQQLAQPSQADHPGDSGQSCLEYWMEGASVVPSDRGVFLGTSWRMEPSLTAMVSELFYEGRLKANPGNCANRIEWAKPCQSKAGLLLPQQGLVFEAVDHSGNSVCSEEEINRIEELVDALLGGHYQHAKAGELDKGPLTASKILVTAPYNVQVNRLKQRLAGKARVGTVDKFQGQEAPVAIHSLTASSGDDAPRGLSFLLEPNRLNVAISRAQCLSIVVGSTNLASGIANTVAEAEQINRLCRLQSHQWSSNK